ATAacgagaaaaagaaaaaaaatatcgtgtgtgtgtgtagggggaaTTGTTATTGTGACgatgaatattaaatatattcatcCTTAACGCGACACTGTGGACAATGTAATGATATTCATAACTTTGttggcaataataataataataataataataataataataataataatacagtgtgtGACATTTTTGTGGCGTTAACTCTAGAGCTCGTGTCTGAAAATAGCCTCAGCTGTCCTCGCGCGTCTCGCTTTATTGCCATTTGTAGAAGCGGCGCGCGATCAGCTGCGCGAGAGGACAGTCATCAGAACTAAGAGCTAATCCAACCtaaattttaacatttatgtcgcatttctatttctaacaaaattttatatacacacacacacatgtaccgTGTGCTCACCTGCCCACGTGCTGCTTGCTGAACCAACACTCTCAACACCACAAACTTGGGTTCGAGTCgtatatactttattttaatgcacGCGCCACTGTAGTACGATTTTAATAAGTTTTCCCCAAACATGACATGAGGAAACAAATCTCGTCTTACCGTTCCTCAGGCGCGTCCGATATCTGTCATGAAGTCCAGAGATATCCAACAGAATATCCGTGGGGggaacacaataaaataaaataaacgagGCTAGAAAAGCGGTGGATTCGCTCGCGCGCGCAGGAGTGGACAGGGAGGTGATGAAGGAGGTGAGTGTCCAGAACAAGCGGAATGTGGTGTTGGAAATCGAGCACGACgttaccccccccccttccaccaccctcacacacacacacacacacacacactcacgcgcactctcacacacacactcattctctttTCCTCTGCAGCCTGACAAATGGCTGAGGCGCTCATATCATATCGGTTCTGCCTCCTGTCCAAAATAAACCTGTCCCTGAGCAGGTCACCATCCCCGCCATCTTACAGCTACAAGCCCAGGAAGCAGGACACAACTTATCAGAGAACCTATATTACATTAACAAACATGTCCAAAACATGTTAAAaagcatatttaaaaaaacggGGAAAGGGCtggtaaaacaaacaaacaaacaaacaaacaaacaaatccatcATTTCAACTTAGCCCATTATTTAATCTTAATTTATTAGTTCCAGAAGTCATTATTCTCACTTAAGTAGCTCACCATTTTGATTTGtctcaattttttttacaatcctTTTACAtcagtcaggcataacattaaaaccactgacaagtgaagtgaataatcaTCTTTATAATGGTTGCTgtgtcaaggggtgggatataataagcagcaagtgaacagctggttcttgaagttgatgtgttggaagcaggaataTATGGATCCGAGACTTTGACCAAGGcgaaactgtgatggctagatgacagGGTCAGTGCATCCGAAAAACAGCAGGCCTTGTGGGGGTATTTCTCAGCgtgcagtggttagtatctaccaaaagtgttctatggaAGAACAACCGGTGAACTGAAGACAAGATCACGGGCTCGCAATGCTGACTGATGTCCCACGCACATctggacacacaacacagagcatcacagcttgcctacatcagaactggaccgtGGAGCAATGGGAGAAGGCGACCTGATCTGGAGAATCATGTTATCGTTGTGTCACTTACCTAAGGGAAAAGATGGCACCttgatgcactatgggaagaacctaaatctgtctgtccatctatctcaAGAAATTATTTcaagtaacttttttttttttttttacatacactaccactcaaaagtttgggatcactcaaaaatattattttccaaggaaacacccacaaaattagtctgaaaaaaaaaaaaaaatctagcaaaagaacaggacatgctgacatgtcagagtaagaaataatgattttgatggaaatgatgaatgttttcataaaaaaaaacaaacaaaaaaaaaacaaaacacagtttGCAGCAATTATAGCCTGGACATTCTAGCGGTAAATTTTtccaagataatctgatgagatttcaccccatgcttcctggagcatctcccacaagatggattggcttgatggagtcttcctccagagctgaaatcaagctgaaatatgcaactgatcccaaacttttgagtggtagtgtacttgtaaataaaacacatttatgcGTCCATCAACTGGTGACTAAGTCCAAACTGCTAATTATATACAGAGAGAAAGCCACCGTTTTGGAGCTGAATCAGAGATAAATGCATTTTACTTGCAGTTCAGGGCTTCCATATTCTCTTTAAGGACTTACCCTTCAAACATAATCATTGAGATTCTTCAGTAAACATTTCTGCATTGTTGTTCGGATCAATCaagaaaatactgaaaatacATTTTAGCTCACATTCATTCAAGCATGTTACCTGAAGTCATTCACCCCTATGGACGTTTTGGAATATTCCAAATCTGCAGTTAAAAGCTCAACAGGAAGTTGTATCACTTGACTTTCCTGAAGATCatgggaagaagaaaaatcagTTCTCCCGttctttttaaatacattttggaATTGTAATAATGGCTGACAAGTTCAACTTAATTACATCCCTGTTACTTGTAATTGTGGTTTTAGCATGGACGCTAGGGTTACTACATTTTTGTACCCATTTCAAAATTCTCACAAAAACCACCTCAACCCTAATTAAGAGCAGAATGCATATTTGTCAACATGAAAACCTTGTCATTTTGCTGTGATTGAGTATAGAGATTTGTTCTCTCAGTAAGCGAGCCAATGGAAAAACTGACCCATGGCTGTTTTCAGTCAGAAGGACAGACGGGCTTTTCCCAGGCCTGCGGCTCCAGTCTTAGGCGTGATTGACAGCAGCAGGTCGAGTTTGGTTTGTATTTAAAGCGGCTTGAAACTCAAGTAGTGCTTCACTGCTCTGACTGTTTACAGGCTAGTCCGAGCTTTAATCCTGTTTCCAAAAACACCGCTTGCAGTAGGGTTTTCCACAGAAAACAACTTTTTCCACCATTAgtctaatttttaaaaaaaaaaaagtatttacagATTGATAAAATTCCTAGAATTATCTTtcactaatatttattttagcaatgaaatgtgaaattaaaATATTGGTACAATTAATACAAtgacgtatatatatatatggagttACTGGATTATTAAAGCCACTAAAAGATatgagaaagaaggaaaataaaaacaaaacacttgaaCAAATCAAACAATTTGGCAACAAAGGAGGAACCTAGAAGAAAAAttataagaaggttgtgtgttctgaATTATTAGtggcttttattttatattatactttttgtccattttaaaTTAGAATCTGTTAAACTTGTGAATGAATCAACAAACGCTGGGATGCCCTTGAAACTGGACAGTCATACAGCGTCCTATACAAGAAGCATGACATCACTGCAAGggagggagaaaaaacaaaacaaaaaaggacaAGGCACTGGCATGTGTCATCATATTCCAAAATAAAATTAGCACCCATGTAAACCTATTATTTGTGGCATCCAACCGTTACTGCTTAAAGAAAGAGCTAAGCGAAATGTAATTAATGATAATTTATTACTACACCGCTATTAATAAAACGTTTCAGTGCTATAAAACAGTATTGTTGATGAGCAGATACTGTGGTACTAAATGATTCATCACGTGCATCACGAGTTCGCAGCACAGAGCCGACGCCTAGCCGAGCTCCCGATTACGCTGTGATTTCAACTTAAGCCAAAATCAGGAATCTGAGGCCATCGTGGGCGCGGATTCACCTTACACTGAACAGAAAAAGACCAGTCTTCAGCTAACTTTTTCCCAGTTtaacctcagattcctgttcttgccTGAAATgagttattttacatttacacttacatttctgtcatttagcaaacactcttatccagagcgacttacatttttatctcattttatacaactgagcaattgaggattaagggccttgctcaggggcccagcagtggcagatcggaggatctgggatttgaaaatccaacatcttaaccacaaagctaccacatcccagatGATCTCTCTTAAGATGTTTCGGCCCTCAGACCCTCTGCTCACAGGATGTTAAGGATCTTTACAAAGCTAGTCTGAGCTTTAaaactaatgttttttttaggataaactataaacattaggataaaatataaacaaatataaacaaaagggGAATCAGTTCAGTGAACGGAAACACCTTGCTGATTAAGTGACATCAGGGGAAAATTACAACCCTGAtgagtagaaaagcatctcagcaagCACAAATCATCAAAGTTTTAGGTGAAGGAGCTACAATAGCTGAAGACCACATCAGTTCCTACTTCTGTCAATCAAGAACATGAAGCTGATGCCATCATGAGCAACAGACTCGCCCAAACAGGACAGCCGAAAAAAGACCAGGTggttcccccccccccaatcttCAGCTGTCAGGTTTAGGAAAGTCCGTGCTCACGATGGCCTGtgtcctgttcttggctgacaggcgtggaacctgatgtggttttCTGTTGTTGGAGGTCTTCCACCTATAAATTTCGAGGTTTTGTGCACAGAGAGATGCTTTTCCACTCACCACAGATGCTAAGATGATGGAGCTACCATTCCCATACCATTGGCCATTCTGCTCTGTTCcccatcaacaaggtgtttccacaAACAAAACTGGTGGTTActgtagtgtttttgtttttcacaccattctgtgtaaactctagaaactgttgtgtatgaaaatcccaggagatcagcagtttctgaaatacacaaaccGGTACATCCTGGTACCAACATCTAGGCCCCGGTTACTCATAGAGATTCACATTCTCAcattgacctgtatctgcatgatttttcacatcattggctgattagatatcTGACCTGCATGGATGTGCAGGTGTCTCTAATAAAGAGGACAGTGGGTATCCACATTAAGCACTTATGGTATTTCCGGCAGCTTTCTAGAACTTATAATGATCCAATATACAGGTTTATGTTTTAAGGCGATACAGAAACAATAGTCAAGTCACTTTAAGAACACAATACTGATACTAGTGAAGACGTTACTTGGCTCTCAGGACAGCGCCAATTCACATGACATGCTTTGTAAAATGAACATGAGGGAAATACAAGACATGGAGATTGTAGCTATAAAGGGATGCTTCCCTtccccacaccatcacaccgacctgaactgttcacacaaagcaaGCAGGGTCCATGATGTTGACACCGAATTTTGACGCTGCAGCAGAATTATTGTCGTCTTGTCTGCCAAACCTCGATCAACTGCTCAGTTTCAGCTAGTCGGTTCCCAGTATAGCCATGGGTACCTTGTCTTGTTTCCCCAAGGCTAAGCATTCCGAGATGCTTTTGAGGGGGTTAGTTGGGCCACTTGTacccagtctggtcattctgtCTCTCAACAGCAAAGGTGTTTccgtcttttattttttctgcttaAACCTGAGACTGTCACGTGTGAAAATGCAAGGAGATCAACAGATTCcgaaatactcaaaccatccTTTAGGCCAAGAGCATCCATGACACAGTTGAAGATATTTTGTCATTCTGAggcatgattggctgactggataagTTCATGAACAGAACAATTAGATAGCATCATTAGATTTAGGATAATTAGGGGACCTACTTATATTATCTTAAATCTAATGATAATTTAAACACTTAGGTTTTGAAGGACAAACacctgtactgttacacactgattcaaAAGGTCTTggacattttttgttttaaaacatgaatttacatatttaattaccATTGCACATTTTGCATCGTTGAAGAAGTGGAATACAAAAGATTTTAATATTGTACACTTAAATGTTCATTCTGAAATAAACAGCTGAATCAAAAATAGTAGCTTATTCAGTAGTACGATAAAATGTACGATGTATTTTCCTGGATTCAAGTTAACACTTGTatacaaattatatttaataatatttaaatcagATGTTTAGTGAGTTGTAAGATTGAAAATAATTCTCTTAAAACATGAAATGCAGAGAAAGAAACCTGCTGTCATTTccagaaatgaaacatttatcaGAAATCAGGACAATCCCAGGGTCCCAGGTCTGGAGTTCCTCGCCTGATATCAGTGTTTCAGGCACAAATGATACATACAATTTCTCTGGCACCAGAAATAAAAGATGGCACTTTCCCCCTCTAATAATGGGGGATAAAACTTATTTTGTCTGGATTTTCACCTCGAATCCAATTTACAGAGTTCCCACTGACCGCCTCCACACAGCCTCAGCATGACATCATGATACTgtttaaaagagaaaaatacaGTATTAACTGTAGGAATTAATTCTATATAAACAGTGGGTGAGTCTCAATCCGCTCCCTAGGTGGTGAATCAGTATACGGTGTACACGAGGTAATAACTTGGTTAACATCACTAATAATGACTTCCTGATCTAAACCCTAACTACCAAACTAGAGAGCTGATTAAGATGCGCACAGTTTTTATCTAATACTCGTCTTCGGCAAAGTCCAGAGTCAAAACCGCTGAAGAAAATTATAAAACGTAAAGATCCCTAATTGAAGGACGTTATAATCACCATGTCAACTCAGCAACCAAAAATTTTCCTGTATTTTTGTCCTAATAGTGGTAGAATTTGTGCTCATAAACAATAGAGGGGTATCGTGTCCTTTCCCTTTCAGTGAATTagtttttttctacatttacacaataaataatGCCACGtctgtatttaatttttaaagtaaacataTTTGAGTAGACTGACGTGTGTAACTGACCTTCTTCAGGCTGCTGCGGTGACCCAGGCTAATCAGAGTCATGCCCAGCTGTTTACAAGCTGTGTACATCTGCTCCTCAGCTTCTTCAGTCAGAGCGCTGGTGGCTTCATCCAGCACTGAAACCAAAAGCCAAAAATTACACTATATCTCTCAGGTCCAGAGATGAACAACGAGATCCATAACCTTCTGATAGTCACCTGCGTATTTCGGCTGTAGGTAGAACAACCTCGCAAAGCACAGTCTCTGCATCTCTCCCGGGGATAACGCATCATACCTGggttgaaaaataatatttatataaaattcttCAATACCTCAGCTTGTTATTTATTAACACATTGTTTCCTTTAGTAGCTGCTGAGTGAGAATTCGGCCGGTGTACTTCACCAGTTCCAGTCCACGTTCTCATCCAGACCTCCGGTTCTCTTCAAAAGACTGGACTGAAACGCACAGAGtgagcaaatgaaaacaaaacggaatgaaaataaacacaatcttttaataaaaataaacacaatcgTTGTTAAAATCTACAAGCGTGTGAGACTCTTACCATCCCAGCCAGCTCCAGGTATCGCAAAATTCTCTCATCGTCTACAGAACCTGTGTGAATGTCATTAATTGGATTAAAATTCAGAAATGCATGACGGCAAAACAAAAAGTGAGATGAATTGTACCTGTGACTGGATAGAGGTCCTTCAGAGGGAAGATCACCTACAGACGaaacacaaaaaatgtcagcagaaggaagagagaaaacgAGTGAGTATTAGAGGATGAtttagaacaagtgcattaatataaacaacgCTAAGGTTTCATATATGTTTCCTGGAGAACGTCTGGAAGAACTTGCCTGTTCTCGAAGTGTACCGTCAGTCAGGAAGGGTTTCTGGGGCAGAAACATTATTCCCCTCGGCCCAAAAGACGCGTTCACCTGAACAGAACCTGaccaaaacacaccaggaaCACATCATGActgttattacattacattaaactTACCACAGTTCAGATTAACTTCAGTTCCCCGTTTCAtgcaaaaacaaatatttacaaatgtaGATTCTCTtagatttttctctttttttgatTTAAACTTAAAACTGCATATATTAATATACAAAATTTGATTGGATACCTGAAATAAACCCccacaaaaaaatcataaatcttCCGTTGTCCAAAGGAGTTAAAAGAAATCATCACCCAAATAAAGCCTAGTTTTTAGATGCCGTTTTATTCTATGTAGAAAACTATTAAAGATAGACGGACAGTCAGGAGAGCTGAAGACGTTTATGTTAGCTTACAGTAACGCTCTCAACGATCTTACGACTTATACATTAAGgcttttttacaaaaatacttaaaatgtCTACACTAGGCATGAGAGGCTCTTCTTAGTTAAAATAAGAAGGACGATATCTACACTGTGCATGATTATAGAATTAACCACCAACACGACACAAAAACCAATATATTTCCTAATTGTGTCTTGCTGACTCTGTAATAACATTTCTCACACCTTTAGCAGGTTCCCACAGAAGGTTGAGGACCCTGAGGAGAGAGGTTTTCCCAGTGCCTGTGTTTCCCACCACCAGCAGGTGTGTCCCCTCACAGACCCTGAGACTCAAGTCCTTCACCAGCAGATCCTCAGAGACCGGAGAAGTAAAGGAAAGCTCATTCAGGACGATCGCGGCGTCGCTGGAACCTGGTGAAGTGCCTCCATCCCTGTTAAGAGAGATGGAAGTGAACCTGACCGCAGTTCAGGTCAACGGATACATGACCAGTCATGGGATTCATTTATACCTGTCAAAGTTACCCATCCCTGCTGAATCCCAGTCTTCATCACACTGTTTCCTGTTGATgtccttcatcacttcctggaGCTCTCCAATTCTACACAAAAACCCAAAACCCCTTGAATGAGCCCTGAGTCAACCTCAAACCAGAATCCTGTTGATTTTgtacattcaattcaattcatttgtgtagcgccttttacaatggataTGGTCTCTAAGCAactttacaaaagaaaagaaaggagaaaaaaatataaataaaataaattattaaactttttttttttttttttttatccctaatgagcaagcctccACATCTGAATAGCTGCAGTTTTCGAGAACCATAGAAGCCTTTGCCTCAAAATGGTTAATATTAAAATACGCCCTTAATTTCATTTGTACACACCCAGGGCTTGATTTAAGAAGAACACGAGACAATGTCTCCTTGATCCAACACATTTACTGTTTCAACACACATTTTATGCACATTTACCAAAAACCTAATGTTTATAAAActgaatcattatattatacTGTGATATTATGCCAATAACATGGCCTATATTAATCTATTttagtgaagcatggtggtggaggcATCCTATTTCAAGTTAAGGTGAATCTCTTGGTTGCTTCTCTGACTAATCCCCACTGACTTTTTAGTTTAGCTTTAAATTTGGGATGTTTCTCATAACCATGTTCTCCAACAGGATAAACAACTGATATTTGGTAAATGCTATCTCCCCCTTTTAACATTAATCAAGATTCATAAAGAgtggaaaaagtaaaaattgtGGAAATTTTAAAGGGGGCAGATCACATCATCCTCCTCAGATAAAACAAGGTGCACAATTTCAGAGAACAAGCAGAACGGACTCGGCTCGTGACCTACCTGTGGGTGTAACCTGCAACATCCGAGACTGTCGTGGAAAGATCTATAAGCTGCGTGAAACAATTAATCAGGTATATGCACACAAAGGCATTCTGGGGAGGGAAAAGACAAGAGAAAATAATTAAGCCGTTAAAGCATGCACAGATTACTGAAGGAGTAAACATATAAATTATACCAAGTCATGCttccacaaacacaaaaacaaaattaaaaaaaaaaagagaccttGCTGACGAGAGCGCTGATCTCTCCCGGGGTCAAACCGTCGTACACGCCCGCAAAGATGGGTATGGCGATGATGATGTAGCTGAGGATGCTTCCCAGGTAGTCGAACGTGTTTACGCCAACTGTTAATCACAAAGATGATGAAGGTTCTCGGTCGGCTTCAGTTCTACTGCTGGTGAATTTAAGCTTGTTTATTTCCAAAGTAACCAGCTCCTGAATACATCCACGATATCTAAAACCAAGTCTGTAAATTTAAAAATGACCCAAGACTCACTATAGAGCAGGAACTCCCTGTCGATCAGcttcctctgtgtgtgcaggagacTCTGAAGCCTGTGGTCCGTCCGCATGTGTTCCACCTTCCCCGCTCTAAACACGAGCCGAAAGAGAGACCCAGTGATGCTGCGT
The nucleotide sequence above comes from Hemibagrus wyckioides isolate EC202008001 linkage group LG01, SWU_Hwy_1.0, whole genome shotgun sequence. Encoded proteins:
- the abcd4 gene encoding ATP-binding cassette sub-family D member 4 isoform X1; this encodes MLTSRNTGPKRPRLDWRFVQRFWRIFRVLFPSCCSQNVVMYGTLLGVTLLVQLVIYQVGLIPSQFYSVLSEKNYGKFKELVAFSILLIVLNAALKSLEQYISNLLYIGWRRCLTQNLHGDYFSGRVYYTLNMLQKDIDNPDQRMTQDTERLCKQLSSMASRLVISPFTISYYSYQCFKITGWIGFVSILGFFLVGTLANKLLIGPIVSTLVEQEKLEGNFRFKHMQIRVNAESAAFYRAGKVEHMRTDHRLQSLLHTQRKLIDREFLLYIGVNTFDYLGSILSYIIIAIPIFAGVYDGLTPGEISALVSKNAFVCIYLINCFTQLIDLSTTVSDVAGYTHRIGELQEVMKDINRKQCDEDWDSAGMGNFDRDGGTSPGSSDAAIVLNELSFTSPVSEDLLVKDLSLRVCEGTHLLVVGNTGTGKTSLLRVLNLLWEPAKGSVQVNASFGPRGIMFLPQKPFLTDGTLREQVIFPLKDLYPVTGSVDDERILRYLELAGMSSLLKRTGGLDENVDWNWYDALSPGEMQRLCFARLFYLQPKYAVLDEATSALTEEAEEQMYTACKQLGMTLISLGHRSSLKKYHDVMLRLCGGGQWELCKLDSR
- the abcd4 gene encoding ATP-binding cassette sub-family D member 4 isoform X2, translated to MLQKDIDNPDQRMTQDTERLCKQLSSMASRLVISPFTISYYSYQCFKITGWIGFVSILGFFLVGTLANKLLIGPIVSTLVEQEKLEGNFRFKHMQIRVNAESAAFYRAGKVEHMRTDHRLQSLLHTQRKLIDREFLLYIGVNTFDYLGSILSYIIIAIPIFAGVYDGLTPGEISALVSKNAFVCIYLINCFTQLIDLSTTVSDVAGYTHRIGELQEVMKDINRKQCDEDWDSAGMGNFDRDGGTSPGSSDAAIVLNELSFTSPVSEDLLVKDLSLRVCEGTHLLVVGNTGTGKTSLLRVLNLLWEPAKGSVQVNASFGPRGIMFLPQKPFLTDGTLREQVIFPLKDLYPVTGSVDDERILRYLELAGMSSLLKRTGGLDENVDWNWYDALSPGEMQRLCFARLFYLQPKYAVLDEATSALTEEAEEQMYTACKQLGMTLISLGHRSSLKKYHDVMLRLCGGGQWELCKLDSR